A single region of the Triticum dicoccoides isolate Atlit2015 ecotype Zavitan chromosome 2B, WEW_v2.0, whole genome shotgun sequence genome encodes:
- the LOC119367254 gene encoding uncharacterized protein LOC119367254, whose amino-acid sequence MGLVDRDARVDCLGLAVAVLHAVSPATMTVTARTSETVIHLPLQDEFVVFPRPARSSTASLARRAPTSPSPPCPSPPPTRSASPPAAVAPALSPSAPPCRQDGDASKVEYRVWNPFRSKLAACVLGGSWNTCVVPRSCLWNNRVSCV is encoded by the exons ATGGGGCTGGTGGACCGCGACGCGCGCGTGGATTGCCTAGGGTTGGCGGTGGCAGTGCTGCACGCCGTGTCTCCGGCCACCATGACGGTGACAGCACGAACCTCGGAGACCGTCATCCACCTCCCGCTGCAGGACGAGTTCGTCGTCTTCCCACGGCCCGCCCGCTCCTCGACCGCCTCCCTGGCACGGCGCGCCCCCACCTCTCCGTCTCCCCCTTGCCCTTCGCCCCCACCAACTCGGTCCGCTTCGCCGCCCGCAGCGGTGGCTCCCGCGCTGTCTCCCTCCGCGCCTCCGTGCCGCCAG GACGGGGATGCATCCAAGGTGGAGTATAGGGTGTGGAACCCCTTCAGATCCAAGCTGGCTGCTTGTGTGCTCGGTG GCTCCTGGAACACGTGTGTTGTACCTCGGAGCTGCCTTTGGAACAACCGTGTCTCATGTGTCTGA